A genomic stretch from Flavobacterium sp. KS-LB2 includes:
- a CDS encoding sodium:solute symporter — translation MTPSTILILIIVYFGILFYISHAVSKKDSGNDAFFKANKNSKWYLVAFGMIGTALSGVTFISVPGEVGAPNGEQFKYFQFVLGNAIGFIIIAKVLLPLYYRMNLTSIYGYIEQRLGIYSYKTAATIFLISRTIGSAFRLYLVVIVLQRFVFDFYEIPFAVTVLISLALIFAYTYRGGLKTIIITDTLQTFFLVTSVFLTIFFICKSLNLNAFEAFEEVKNSNYSKVFFFEDFISSKFHFVKQILGGIFVTIAMVGLDQDLMQKNLSCKNIGEAQKNMFTFTGIFVLINIFFLSVGALLYIYATKNGIEVPTDLVTGKPRTDLLFPEIAFNHLALIPSVIFLLGLTAATFATTDSALTALTTSFCVDFLGMDKAENLNKPNVVRTRHFVHIAFSILMFLVIIFFNAVNDSSVVGMIFRVASYTYGPLLGLYCFGLFLRSKTVKDKFVPIVCLLSPALTYLISENSKTLFLGYVFDNELIIVNGLITFLGLMLISKNATSETRF, via the coding sequence ATGACTCCCAGCACCATTCTAATCCTCATAATCGTTTATTTTGGAATTTTATTTTACATCTCTCATGCTGTAAGTAAAAAAGACAGTGGAAACGATGCTTTTTTTAAAGCCAATAAAAATTCTAAATGGTACTTAGTAGCTTTTGGAATGATTGGAACGGCACTTTCTGGAGTAACTTTTATTTCTGTTCCAGGAGAAGTTGGGGCGCCAAATGGAGAGCAATTCAAATACTTTCAGTTTGTATTAGGCAATGCTATCGGCTTCATTATCATAGCAAAAGTATTACTTCCGCTGTATTATCGAATGAATTTGACCTCAATTTATGGTTATATTGAACAACGGTTGGGAATTTATTCTTATAAAACTGCTGCAACTATTTTCTTGATTAGCCGAACCATTGGATCAGCATTCCGATTGTATCTTGTTGTGATTGTTTTACAGCGTTTTGTATTTGACTTTTATGAAATTCCTTTTGCTGTTACGGTTTTAATTTCATTAGCTTTGATATTTGCTTACACCTATCGAGGCGGATTAAAAACGATAATTATTACGGATACTTTACAAACTTTTTTCTTAGTAACTTCCGTTTTCCTGACCATTTTCTTTATTTGCAAAAGTTTAAATTTAAATGCTTTTGAAGCCTTTGAGGAAGTGAAAAACAGCAATTATTCTAAAGTATTTTTCTTTGAGGATTTTATATCGAGTAAGTTCCATTTTGTAAAACAAATTCTGGGAGGAATTTTTGTAACCATTGCCATGGTAGGTTTAGATCAGGACTTAATGCAGAAAAATTTAAGTTGCAAGAACATAGGCGAAGCACAAAAAAACATGTTCACTTTTACAGGAATATTTGTACTAATCAATATTTTTTTCCTCAGCGTAGGTGCTTTACTTTACATTTATGCTACTAAAAATGGGATTGAAGTTCCAACGGATTTAGTAACAGGCAAACCCAGAACAGATTTACTTTTTCCTGAAATTGCCTTTAATCATTTGGCTTTGATTCCGTCTGTTATTTTTTTATTAGGATTAACAGCCGCAACGTTTGCTACAACGGACTCTGCATTAACAGCACTTACTACTTCCTTTTGTGTGGATTTTTTAGGAATGGATAAAGCCGAAAACCTAAATAAACCAAATGTAGTACGAACCAGACATTTTGTTCATATCGCCTTTTCGATACTAATGTTTTTAGTCATTATTTTCTTTAATGCCGTAAATGACAGTTCTGTAGTGGGAATGATTTTTAGAGTTGCCTCTTACACGTATGGCCCGCTTTTAGGATTGTATTGTTTTGGTTTGTTTTTAAGGTCAAAAACAGTCAAAGACAAGTTTGTACCAATTGTATGCTTGTTATCTCCAGCTCTAACTTATCTCATAAGCGAAAATTCGAAAACATTATTTTTAGGATATGTGTTCGATAACGAACTGATAATCGTAAATGGGCTAATCACTTTTCTAGGGTTAATGTTAATTAGCAAGAATGCCACTTCGGAAACACGATTCTAG
- the recR gene encoding recombination mediator RecR — MEFSSKLIEKAVNEMSQLPGIGKRTALRLVLHLLKQPKEQTGFLSQALVAMREDIKYCTSCHNISDSVMCEICANQSRNHQIICIVEDIRDVMAIENTGQFRGIYHVLGGKISPIDGVGPSQLNINTLVDKVKSGSVTEVIFALSSTMEGDTTNFYIYKQIADCEITMSTIARGISVGDELEYADEVTLGRSILQRVPFEKSFKNN, encoded by the coding sequence ATGGAATTTTCTTCAAAACTTATAGAGAAAGCAGTTAATGAAATGTCTCAGTTGCCGGGAATTGGCAAACGAACCGCACTGCGATTAGTATTACATTTGTTAAAACAGCCTAAAGAGCAAACTGGTTTTTTATCCCAAGCCTTGGTGGCTATGCGTGAAGATATTAAGTATTGTACTAGCTGTCATAATATTTCGGATAGTGTCATGTGTGAAATTTGTGCCAATCAGAGTAGGAATCACCAGATTATTTGTATTGTAGAGGATATTCGGGATGTTATGGCTATTGAAAATACGGGACAGTTTAGAGGGATTTATCATGTTTTAGGAGGTAAAATTTCTCCTATTGATGGAGTTGGTCCCAGTCAGTTGAATATTAATACTTTGGTCGATAAGGTGAAATCAGGTAGTGTAACTGAAGTGATTTTTGCATTAAGTTCTACAATGGAAGGCGATACCACTAATTTTTATATCTATAAACAAATTGCCGATTGTGAAATAACTATGTCAACAATAGCAAGAGGGATTTCGGTAGGAGATGAGCTTGAATATGCTGATGAAGTTACCTTGGGAAGGAGTATTTTGCAAAGAGTACCTTTCGAAAAGTCGTTTAAAAATAATTAA
- a CDS encoding polysaccharide biosynthesis/export family protein, which yields MSKSILYLLLFISVLFSSCIPTQDLIYLQKKNNSDAENRIAPVESKPYRLQTNDVLSITIKAIDPKLVAIFSPSNEGVAAGKSESGLYFDGFTVDDHGNIRIPVLGELNVIGYTLEEIRVKVEKQLLAEYFNKEANIFVTVKLAGLRFTINGEISAPGTKTLFQEQVTIMEAIANSGDITITGDRKAVTIMRKTPTGVVMHDLDLTDINVMQSPYFYLQPNDYIYIKPLKQKTWGTGKTGIESLGTIITLLSLATTTFLLLKN from the coding sequence ATGAGCAAATCCATACTCTATTTGTTGTTGTTTATTAGTGTGTTGTTTTCTTCTTGTATTCCAACTCAAGATTTAATTTACCTTCAGAAAAAGAACAATTCAGATGCTGAAAATAGGATAGCGCCTGTTGAGTCAAAGCCATATAGGTTACAAACTAATGACGTTTTGAGTATTACCATAAAAGCAATTGATCCTAAATTAGTTGCTATTTTTAGTCCTTCAAATGAAGGTGTTGCTGCGGGTAAATCAGAGTCAGGATTGTATTTTGACGGATTTACGGTGGATGATCATGGTAATATAAGAATTCCTGTTTTGGGAGAATTAAATGTTATAGGCTATACCTTGGAGGAAATTAGAGTTAAAGTTGAAAAGCAATTGTTAGCAGAATATTTCAATAAAGAAGCTAATATTTTTGTTACGGTTAAATTAGCTGGCTTACGGTTTACCATTAATGGAGAGATAAGTGCTCCAGGGACTAAAACTTTGTTTCAAGAGCAAGTAACTATTATGGAGGCTATTGCAAATTCTGGTGACATTACGATTACCGGAGATAGAAAAGCAGTTACCATTATGCGAAAAACACCAACCGGGGTTGTTATGCATGATTTAGATCTTACCGATATAAATGTGATGCAATCGCCTTATTTCTATTTGCAACCAAATGATTATATTTATATAAAACCACTCAAGCAAAAAACTTGGGGTACTGGAAAAACTGGTATTGAATCTTTGGGAACGATTATCACATTGTTATCTTTAGCGACAACTACTTTTTTACTATTAAAAAATTAA